In Capsicum annuum cultivar UCD-10X-F1 chromosome 8, UCD10Xv1.1, whole genome shotgun sequence, the genomic window TATTTTTGCCAAGTTTAAACATCATAAGTCCCTCTGTTTTCTGTCCCATGACAGAGAACAGTTTCCAGAAAAACAATGTTGAAAATCCTCTTACAACCATTCTACCAAACCTCATTTTCACCGTCTACTTACGCACCCATTTTCCAGTTCTTGATTGGCAAGAATCTACTCAAACTCGGCCAACAACTTCACGCTCACATGGCGGTTCGTGGGATTTCTCCTAATGGAATAATCGCAGCTAAAATGGTCGCCATGTATGCCAGCTCCGGTGAACTCGACTCCGCTTCACGTATTTTCGATAATGCCACTGTACCCTCTGCGCTTCTTTACAATGCAATGATTCGAGCACTGACGCTACATGGAGTTACTGAAAGAACTATACAGCTTTTCTTGCAAATGCGTTCGTTAGGTTTGCGTGGCGACAATTTTACGTATCCGTTTGTTTTCAAGTCGTGTGGTGATTTGTGTGATGTTTGGTTTGGGAAGTCTGTTCATGGATTGATTTTGAGGTGTGGGTTGGTGTTTGATATCTATGTAGGTACTTCTTCGATTGATATGTATGTTAAGTGTGGTGAGTTGATTGAGGGACGTAAgctgtttgatgaaatgtctgtGAGAGATGTATCGGCGTGGAATGTATTGATTGCTGGGTATATGAAGGATGGGTTGTTCAAGTATGCTGAGGAGTTGTTTGAGGAAATGCCGATTAGGAATATAGTGTCGTGGACGGCTATGATTTCTGGATATGCTCAGAATGGTTTAGCTGATAAGGCGTTGCGATTGTTTGATAAGATGTCGGATTGTGATTCGGAAGTGATGCCTAATTGGGTGACGATTATGAGTGTGCTGCCTGCTTGTGCGCACTCTGCTGAACTGGATCGTGGGAGGAAGATACATAGTTTTGCTAGAGAGACGGGATTGGAGAAGAATCCTTCGGTGCAGACCGCTCTTATAGCCATGTATGCTAAATGTGGAAGCTTGGTTGATGCTCGTTTGTGTTTCGATCAGATGAATCCGAAGGAGAAGAAGCTGGTTGCTTGGAATACGATGATTACCGCTTATGCATCTCATGGCTGTGGGCAGGAAGCTGTTTCAAAGTTTGAGGATATGATGCGAGCTGGTGTACAGCCTGATGGAATCACATTTACAGGCTTGTTATCAGGCTGCAGCCACTCAGGTCTTGTGGATGTTGGACTGAGATATTTCGATTGTATGAGTTCAATTTACTTTGTTGAGAGGAGACATGACCATTATGCTTGCGTGGTTGATCTTCTTGGTCGTGCTGGACGATTGGTGGAAGCATATAACCTCATTTCTCAAATGCCAATGGCAGCAGGACCAAGCATTTGGGGTTCCTTATTAGCTGCTGGTAGAAGCCACCGCAACTTAGAAATTGCAGAATTAGCAGCTAAAAAGTTATTTATCTTGGAACCAGACAACAGCGGAAATTACATTGTGCTCTCAAATATGTATGCAGAAGCTGGAATGTGGGAGGAGGTGAATGAGTTAAGGATCCAACTGAAATCACAACGTATTATGAAGAGTCCTGGATGTAGTTGGATTGAATTTGACGGGAAGGCTCATTTGTTCCTTGGAGGAGATACATCTCATCCACAGGCAGAGCGAATATACATGTTTCTGGAGGCACTGCCCGCCAAAATAAAAGCAGCTGGTTACGTGCCGGATACTACTTTTGCTTTGCATGATGTGAGTGAAGAGGAGAAAGAGCAAAACCTAAGTAGTCATAGTGAGAGGCTGGCAATTGCATTTGGCATTCTTAATACAAGCCCAGGTACAGTTCTCCGAGTGACAAAGAATCTTAGAATTTGTGGAGACTGTCATACTGCTATAAAGTTTATctcaaaaatatatgaaagagaGATCATTGTAAGGGATGTGAATCGGTATCATCATTTCAAAGATGGTACCTGTTCCTGCAGAGACTACTGGTGACTAAAAATGAAGATGTAGATAATTGATACCTCTGATTTATCTGTTCATGGCTAGATCAACCGACAAACTCAGATTGAGAATTCTTGAAGTCGCTGTGCATAACCATCTCTGAGACTACCAGCTGTAACATCAGCATTGTTCACTGTCCACGCTTGGGTGGAAATTATTAACCTCCAGTGGCATTGAATGTTTATGTGTACACAAGCTAGCTGTCTTCTCATTGAACAATCCACCCGATTGGTGAATGACAAGCCTCTATGAAGACTTTATTATAATCACTTTTGGAGAAGCCTTTTAAAATCTCACGATGTAACTGTTGAGAAAAGAGAAGCTTCATCATGGCCTAACGTAAATTAACTTTGGAAAGAAAAATGTTGTTTGTCAATGAAAAAACGGTAagggaaaaatagaagaaaaaactgTGGGGTGAGAGAGGCTCGAACTCTCGACCTCAGGATAACTCAGAAGCTATGAGACCTACGCGCTAGCCAACTGCGCCACCACCCCGTCGTTGTATCTGAATCGATTAACAATAATATTACTAAATCTTTCCCCTCTCTACCTTCTGCTATTCTATGGAACAAAACGATTTAACTAGACATTTCATTGAAActtggaaaaaggaaaaaaaagagtttttgaagTTTGTGTTTGGCTATATATTCTACTTggaaagaatttgaatttttgtgagtgaaagtgaaatttcaccaaaaaaaactaatttgggtcgtttttttgaaactttaagaaactgaccaaatatcatgaacaaatcatattattaaaaattatatatataacgacatgtttaTTAGGAATTACTACAAGTCCcaacttttttaaaaatctcataaaatcCTAATATTTGGCCATTGATGATACATGTTAATTAACTTAGATACATATAAGGGATACATGTTTGAAGTTAACTAACTTACACTTTTTAAGGGATGTAACAAATAAATTAGCATTAAAAGTGCAATTAATCTAACTAATTATGGTGAAAACAAAATTAAATCCCACGATTTATGACAATTATCTTGTTATTCCACCATTCTAATCCAAAACAACATTCATAATCTGTTTGGAAATATCCAAAAAATTTCACGACTTCTTCAAAAGTTTCAGTCTTTTAGACGTCCTTTTTTTTTCCTGATTTGTtaattttgtttagttatttgaaatgaataaatagttttaatgggttcattcaaaagaaaggaaattcattatttttgaaaaagaattcgtTATTCCTTCTTCTCTGTtatttgttgttcttcttctttttttcgcCGATTCGTAATAATGAATATCGATTCTTATTAGTACATTCTGATGTTTGGCTGTCTGATGTCAAGCACGAAGAATACAAGATTGATGGTTGTAGTCGGAGATGTACCAGTGTTGATCTCAATTCGCTATCCCTTCTTCTCtgttatttgttgttgttcttctttttttcgACGATTCGTAATAATGAATATCGATTCTTATTAGTACATTCTGATGTTTGGCTGTCTGATATCAAGCACAAAGAATACAAGATTGATGGTTGTAGTTGGAGATGTACCAGTGTCGATCTCAATTCGTTATCCCttcttttttgttatttgttgttcttcttatttttttttcgaCGATTAGTAATAATGAATATCGTCTCTTATTAGTACATTTCGGTGTTTGATTGTCTGATATCAAGCACGAAGAATACAAGATTGATGGTTGTAGTCGGAGATGTACCAATGTTGATCTCAATCGCTATCTCAAGAAAAGTCAATGAAGATTTTTCCTCACTAGTTGTTTCACTGT contains:
- the LOC107839930 gene encoding pentatricopeptide repeat-containing protein At1g20230, with protein sequence MLKILLQPFYQTSFSPSTYAPIFQFLIGKNLLKLGQQLHAHMAVRGISPNGIIAAKMVAMYASSGELDSASRIFDNATVPSALLYNAMIRALTLHGVTERTIQLFLQMRSLGLRGDNFTYPFVFKSCGDLCDVWFGKSVHGLILRCGLVFDIYVGTSSIDMYVKCGELIEGRKLFDEMSVRDVSAWNVLIAGYMKDGLFKYAEELFEEMPIRNIVSWTAMISGYAQNGLADKALRLFDKMSDCDSEVMPNWVTIMSVLPACAHSAELDRGRKIHSFARETGLEKNPSVQTALIAMYAKCGSLVDARLCFDQMNPKEKKLVAWNTMITAYASHGCGQEAVSKFEDMMRAGVQPDGITFTGLLSGCSHSGLVDVGLRYFDCMSSIYFVERRHDHYACVVDLLGRAGRLVEAYNLISQMPMAAGPSIWGSLLAAGRSHRNLEIAELAAKKLFILEPDNSGNYIVLSNMYAEAGMWEEVNELRIQLKSQRIMKSPGCSWIEFDGKAHLFLGGDTSHPQAERIYMFLEALPAKIKAAGYVPDTTFALHDVSEEEKEQNLSSHSERLAIAFGILNTSPGTVLRVTKNLRICGDCHTAIKFISKIYEREIIVRDVNRYHHFKDGTCSCRDYW